One Gemmatimonadaceae bacterium DNA segment encodes these proteins:
- a CDS encoding glycoside hydrolase domain-containing protein, which translates to MPRLKTLGLLALLLPLIVSYDPSQPVPNPVSELSSAIDNASANIATNLRVGRHLGFDTYAYPGDDAMLAWRQNDAPYEWVGYYLPSTPCHRGESWSGKRERLASMGWGTAVIYVGQQVWSGTPRQKIVRTKYVTKYIQKRVKVSRLVKGKIVRGKRRKARRVSSFVQKRIPIKVPVKTVTYARAEPGQSCSTHLVSGARGTKDANDAIAKAAGEGFVRGTVIFLDIERMEKVPSAMRDYYKAWTARVLDDGTYRPGYYAHNHNAKIIYNDVSGVFLDAGSLEQPPFWIASGRGFSENKQPHEVGHDFAKVWQGVLDVVQTHNGFKLPIDVNVAAVKSPSSSGLPASN; encoded by the coding sequence ATGCCCCGTCTGAAAACGCTTGGCTTGCTGGCGCTTCTGCTCCCATTGATCGTCAGCTATGATCCTTCTCAACCGGTGCCGAACCCGGTATCGGAGTTGAGCAGCGCGATTGACAATGCGTCAGCCAACATTGCGACCAATCTCCGCGTAGGCCGGCATCTTGGCTTCGATACCTACGCCTACCCCGGCGACGATGCAATGCTCGCGTGGCGGCAGAACGATGCACCCTACGAATGGGTTGGCTACTATCTGCCGTCGACGCCCTGTCACAGGGGAGAATCATGGTCGGGCAAGCGCGAACGCCTTGCCAGCATGGGCTGGGGCACGGCGGTCATTTACGTTGGGCAACAGGTCTGGAGCGGCACGCCCCGGCAGAAGATCGTGCGCACGAAGTATGTCACCAAGTATATCCAGAAGCGCGTAAAAGTATCCCGCCTCGTCAAGGGCAAGATTGTCAGGGGCAAGCGCAGGAAAGCGCGCCGGGTTTCGTCTTTCGTACAGAAGCGGATTCCCATCAAGGTCCCGGTCAAGACCGTCACCTATGCGCGGGCGGAACCTGGCCAGTCCTGCTCGACACATCTTGTGAGCGGAGCCCGCGGAACGAAAGACGCGAATGATGCAATTGCCAAGGCGGCGGGCGAAGGCTTTGTTCGCGGTACGGTGATTTTCCTTGATATAGAGCGGATGGAAAAAGTACCGTCTGCCATGCGCGACTATTACAAGGCATGGACGGCCCGCGTTCTCGACGACGGCACGTACCGCCCCGGTTACTATGCTCACAATCACAACGCGAAAATCATCTATAACGACGTTTCGGGCGTGTTCCTCGATGCAGGCAGTCTCGAGCAGCCACCGTTCTGGATTGCGAGCGGCCGCGGGTTCTCGGAAAACAAGCAACCGCATGAGGTTGGGCATGACTTCGCAAAAGTCTGGCAGGGCGTTCTCGATGTCGTCCAGACTCACAACGGATTCAAGCTGCCGATCGACGTAAACGTGGCAGCGGTAAAGTCGCCCTCATCGAGCGGACTGCCCGCCTCCAACTGA
- a CDS encoding DUF4403 family protein: MTSVFRGAGPRPVAAMSLAAALMLLAIGACDGSLDVDAPPPAMSADIDTLPALPTSTLDIPLTYDLSPVVEALERAVPKTFGDIDDRRQLSNKRMRVAFEAIREPFKVSLDGQTANLTAVINYQGKGWYDAPLAPEVSGSCGIDQPKPRARIQIATALRITPEWKLRGRTRVGDVTPFSDTRRDQCRVTVFNIDVTGRVIEAARNAVIGKRSLIDQKIAALDIRPRFQEWWHLLQRPIPLTDSVWLQINPSAVRMGESVGTRRTLVTALGFSASPRIVTGSRPAPLETPLPPLYPAAVGDGLHILLDGVIGYDIASRLLEDKLKGKKIDRAGQTLEVSHVRLFGIGGGKLALELRFKGAAQGRIYFVGTPRYDASTNELFVPDLDYDVGSVNALVSGLEWVKHNDVREFFRQRARWSVGSVMQKGREQLAKGLNRDLAPGVRLTADVKAVHGLAVNAQRSAILLRAQADATAKLTVKKGG; encoded by the coding sequence ATGACTTCCGTGTTTCGTGGTGCCGGGCCACGCCCGGTTGCTGCGATGTCGCTGGCAGCTGCTCTCATGCTGCTGGCAATTGGTGCATGCGACGGCTCCCTCGATGTCGACGCTCCGCCCCCGGCGATGTCGGCGGACATCGATACCCTCCCGGCGTTGCCGACATCGACTCTCGATATCCCCCTGACCTACGACCTGTCTCCCGTGGTCGAAGCGCTCGAAAGAGCGGTACCGAAAACGTTTGGTGATATCGATGACAGACGACAGTTATCAAACAAAAGAATGCGTGTTGCATTCGAGGCAATACGTGAGCCGTTCAAGGTCTCGCTCGACGGGCAGACCGCCAACCTGACCGCGGTAATCAACTATCAAGGCAAGGGCTGGTACGATGCGCCGCTCGCGCCGGAGGTAAGCGGGTCCTGCGGTATCGATCAACCGAAACCACGAGCGCGGATTCAGATAGCGACGGCGCTCCGCATTACGCCCGAGTGGAAGCTGCGGGGTCGGACGCGCGTGGGAGATGTCACACCATTCAGCGATACGCGCCGCGACCAGTGCCGAGTGACGGTATTCAACATCGATGTCACCGGACGCGTGATCGAAGCCGCGCGAAATGCGGTGATCGGCAAGCGCTCGCTGATCGACCAGAAAATCGCTGCGCTCGACATTCGCCCACGCTTTCAGGAGTGGTGGCATCTACTCCAGCGTCCCATTCCGCTCACCGACAGCGTGTGGCTACAGATCAATCCATCCGCGGTGCGAATGGGCGAGAGCGTGGGCACGCGGCGAACGCTCGTTACTGCGCTGGGCTTCTCGGCCTCTCCCCGGATAGTGACCGGGTCTCGCCCGGCGCCGCTGGAAACGCCGTTGCCGCCGCTGTATCCAGCCGCGGTCGGCGACGGCTTGCACATTCTGCTCGATGGCGTGATAGGATATGACATTGCGTCGCGCCTGCTCGAGGACAAACTCAAAGGGAAAAAAATCGACCGCGCCGGGCAGACGCTCGAGGTCAGTCACGTTCGATTGTTCGGCATTGGCGGGGGCAAGCTCGCTCTCGAGCTTCGCTTCAAGGGCGCCGCGCAAGGCAGGATCTATTTCGTGGGCACCCCTCGCTACGACGCGAGCACGAATGAGCTGTTCGTGCCCGATCTCGACTACGACGTCGGATCGGTAAATGCGCTGGTAAGTGGCCTGGAATGGGTAAAGCACAACGACGTGCGCGAATTCTTTCGCCAGCGCGCCAGATGGTCAGTTGGCAGCGTTATGCAGAAGGGACGTGAACAGCTGGCGAAAGGACTGAACCGCGACCTTGCACCAGGCGTGCGTCTCACGGCGGACGTCAAAGCCGTTCACGGCCTCGCCGTCAACGCACAGCGAAGCGCAATCCTGCTCCGCGCGCAGGCCGATGCCACCGCAAAGCTCACAGTGAAGAAGGGAGGCTGA
- a CDS encoding M48 family metalloprotease — protein sequence MTTAGNLFAQQEANRKASRRLVAGFVIFLAWLGFGGDFIWYLASSRAAEGAASGAASVHVFPGVGLSLLLLAGAMAWWAYRFGATSLVKATGAHELTEAETEGQRQLMNIVDEMTIASGASRPRVWLVPDDAPNAFATGVHANDAHLAVTTGLLDVCTRDEVQAVVAHEMGHIVNFDVRLMTLLTSLVGAVALVHNVASNTMRFGGGGGGGRSKSRGGGGDSKGAGPLVIVLLVVWVISWLVAPLVTRYMVMKVGRSREFLADAMSAQFTRNPAALADALVKIGGSAVKPTAIPKSSAQLCISDPFHSAWDEREGRIANLMATHPPLRDRVSRLRSMAYQEAGSGESLQRPLSMSEA from the coding sequence ATGACAACAGCGGGAAATCTGTTCGCGCAGCAGGAGGCGAACAGGAAGGCCAGCCGCCGTCTCGTGGCGGGGTTCGTCATATTTCTCGCGTGGCTCGGCTTCGGTGGAGACTTCATTTGGTATCTGGCGAGCTCACGGGCGGCAGAGGGCGCGGCTTCAGGTGCCGCATCGGTACACGTCTTCCCGGGCGTGGGCTTGTCCCTTCTGCTCCTTGCCGGGGCAATGGCGTGGTGGGCATACAGATTCGGCGCGACGAGTCTCGTCAAGGCAACCGGGGCGCACGAGCTTACCGAAGCTGAAACGGAAGGCCAGCGGCAGTTGATGAACATCGTCGACGAGATGACGATTGCATCCGGTGCTTCCCGTCCCCGCGTGTGGCTGGTACCGGACGATGCACCCAACGCCTTTGCCACCGGCGTGCATGCGAACGACGCACATCTCGCCGTGACGACGGGGTTGCTCGATGTCTGCACGCGGGACGAAGTGCAGGCGGTGGTAGCGCACGAAATGGGGCACATCGTCAACTTCGACGTCAGGCTCATGACGCTTCTGACGTCGCTGGTTGGCGCAGTCGCCCTCGTGCACAACGTTGCTTCGAATACGATGCGTTTCGGGGGTGGCGGGGGTGGCGGAAGGTCGAAATCGCGCGGCGGTGGCGGTGACAGCAAGGGTGCCGGCCCGCTCGTCATCGTACTGCTTGTGGTGTGGGTCATCAGCTGGCTGGTGGCGCCGCTGGTTACCCGCTACATGGTCATGAAGGTAGGAAGGTCGCGGGAGTTTCTGGCCGATGCGATGAGCGCGCAGTTCACGCGCAATCCAGCGGCACTTGCCGACGCGCTGGTGAAGATCGGCGGCTCGGCCGTGAAACCGACTGCGATCCCGAAGAGCTCAGCGCAGCTCTGTATCTCCGATCCCTTCCATTCGGCGTGGGATGAGCGGGAGGGAAGAATTGCCAACCTTATGGCGACGCACCCACCGCTGCGGGATCGCGTGTCGCGCCTGCGATCGATGGCCTATCAGGAAGCCGGAAGCGGGGAAAGTCTCCAGAGGCCGTTGAGCATGTCCGAAGCGTAG
- a CDS encoding ABC transporter ATP-binding protein, translating to MPPKKSINYSRAWAESRELIWRHRRSLSIGLALMLVNRLSGLILPGSSKYLIDEVIGKQRSDLLVPFALVAAGAVIVQAFTTYSLSQIVSIAAQRAIADMRQNVQTHVMHLPVSYFDSTKTGILISRIMTDAEGVRNLVGTGLIQLTGGLVTAIIGLGVLFWLNWSLTAIMLVILIAFGGLMSVAFARLRPLFRDRSKINAEVTGRLAESIGGIRILKVYVAEKREERLFGEGVGRLFENVRKTITGSSIVQTGATLIVGAIGVLMIVVGGGAILDGNMTLGGFVMYVFFIGLVAAPLVQIASVGTQISEAFAGLDRIREIRETATEDQEDSARSSLSVIEGRVEFNDVTFSYVPALPVLKGVSFLAPAGSTTALVGSSGSGKSTLIGLVMAFNRPDSGAVLVDGNDLLGVRLRDYRSQLGVVLQDNFLFDGTIRENIAFARPDATDGHVREAGRIAHCDEFIDGFELGYETIVGERGVKLSGGQRQRVAIARAILADPRILILDEATSSLDSESEAMIRDGLRSLRAGRTTFVIAHRLSTIESADQILVLEGGEIVERGTHRELIELNGRYRQLYDRQYGIERNRFINPGEDFTPEVTSAVEELPVASLAAE from the coding sequence GTGCCACCGAAAAAATCGATCAACTACTCACGTGCCTGGGCCGAGTCGAGAGAACTGATCTGGAGACACCGCAGGTCGCTCTCGATCGGTCTTGCGCTGATGCTTGTCAACCGGCTGTCGGGTTTGATTCTCCCCGGAAGCTCGAAATATCTGATCGACGAAGTGATTGGCAAGCAGCGCTCCGATCTGCTCGTACCCTTCGCGCTGGTCGCAGCAGGTGCGGTCATAGTCCAGGCGTTTACGACTTATTCGCTGTCCCAGATCGTGAGCATCGCTGCTCAACGCGCGATCGCGGACATGAGGCAGAACGTTCAGACTCACGTGATGCACCTGCCCGTTTCGTACTTCGATTCGACCAAGACTGGAATCCTCATTTCACGCATCATGACCGACGCCGAGGGAGTTCGAAACCTCGTCGGTACCGGGCTTATCCAGCTCACCGGCGGTCTGGTCACTGCGATCATCGGGCTTGGCGTGCTCTTCTGGCTCAACTGGTCGTTGACGGCGATCATGCTGGTGATTCTCATTGCTTTCGGCGGTCTCATGTCGGTCGCGTTCGCGCGTCTAAGGCCGTTGTTTCGGGATCGCAGCAAAATCAACGCTGAGGTAACCGGCCGGCTGGCAGAATCGATAGGTGGCATCCGAATCCTGAAGGTCTACGTCGCGGAAAAGCGCGAGGAACGGTTGTTCGGAGAGGGAGTTGGCCGCCTGTTCGAGAATGTCCGAAAAACGATCACGGGGAGTTCGATAGTGCAGACAGGTGCGACGCTGATTGTCGGCGCCATCGGCGTGCTCATGATCGTTGTGGGGGGCGGCGCGATACTCGATGGCAACATGACTCTCGGTGGCTTCGTCATGTACGTGTTCTTCATCGGGCTGGTTGCCGCGCCGCTGGTTCAGATCGCATCTGTCGGTACGCAGATCAGCGAGGCATTCGCCGGACTGGACCGGATTCGGGAAATCCGCGAAACCGCAACGGAAGATCAGGAGGATTCGGCGCGATCGTCATTATCGGTGATAGAGGGGCGGGTCGAGTTCAACGACGTGACTTTTTCTTATGTGCCGGCACTGCCCGTGCTGAAAGGCGTCAGCTTTCTGGCGCCCGCTGGATCTACTACAGCGCTGGTAGGTTCGAGTGGATCGGGCAAAAGCACTTTGATCGGGCTGGTCATGGCGTTCAACCGGCCCGACAGCGGCGCGGTGCTCGTCGATGGCAACGATCTGCTCGGCGTGAGGCTGCGCGATTACCGAAGTCAGCTCGGGGTAGTGCTGCAGGACAATTTCCTGTTCGATGGGACGATCCGCGAGAATATTGCGTTCGCCAGGCCCGATGCCACCGATGGCCACGTGCGCGAAGCCGGCCGGATTGCGCACTGCGACGAGTTCATCGACGGATTCGAGCTGGGCTATGAAACCATCGTCGGCGAGCGAGGAGTCAAGCTGTCGGGGGGTCAACGTCAGCGCGTCGCCATCGCGCGCGCGATACTGGCCGATCCCCGCATTCTCATTCTCGATGAAGCAACGTCGAGTCTCGACAGCGAGAGCGAGGCAATGATCCGCGACGGTCTCCGTTCGCTGCGGGCTGGCAGGACCACCTTCGTGATTGCGCATCGACTGTCGACGATCGAAAGTGCGGATCAGATCCTCGTGCTCGAAGGTGGCGAGATCGTGGAGCGTGGAACGCATCGCGAGCTGATCGAGCTCAATGGACGATACCGGCAGCTCTACGACCGGCAGTATGGCATCGAAAGAAACCGGTTCATCAACCCAGGAGAGGATTTCACTCCGGAAGTCACATCGGCAGTCGAGGAGCTGCCGGTGGCGTCACTAGCGGCCGAGTGA
- a CDS encoding ATP-binding protein, which produces MTAQRAEQKNSREIAPIASNGQPGRSEGAAAYFLAVAVAAAALGLTFLLQADLSQSVFVICFGAVALSAWHGGSGPGITSAIVSVIGVQYLFIDPPGLVFPQALGDLVPSGLFLIAAVGIAELSDNLRRARARAVAREESQLSEAEARETMAEFEAEAARAGATEQFREETHVLESLHRLGTTLASELDSSRIEKTAAQALVELTNAEFGAMSETFTGVAVRSENVLSDPRFHGNSPFSDLPAASTEMKSYLAVPVVSRTGDSLGGLVVGHTQPGAFSDRHERIAMSVASWASVSLDNARLYKAEIIARAEAEGANQAKSAFLATMSHELRTPLNAIGGYADLLEVGVHGELTAMQQRDVTRIKRSQRHLLSLINDILNFAKIEAGKVKYATRPIVLAEHLPELETLIAPQLREKHIEYVFCCHDPVCSAYADPDKMQQILLNLLSNALKFTEAGGKITVGYEAAEKSIGIFVSDTGIGIAKSKLDVIFEPFIQLDRGTTSQHEGTGLGLSISRDLARAMGGDLTVTSEVGKGSAFTLLLPVRPQAPAKAKAQA; this is translated from the coding sequence ATGACAGCACAACGTGCGGAGCAAAAAAATTCTCGGGAAATCGCTCCCATCGCATCGAATGGCCAGCCGGGACGTTCGGAAGGCGCGGCGGCCTATTTTCTCGCCGTCGCGGTCGCTGCCGCAGCGCTCGGCCTGACCTTTCTGCTGCAGGCCGACCTTAGTCAATCTGTTTTTGTAATCTGCTTCGGGGCGGTAGCTTTGAGCGCATGGCATGGCGGATCCGGCCCCGGGATCACGTCGGCTATCGTGTCGGTAATCGGCGTACAGTACCTGTTCATCGATCCCCCCGGTCTGGTCTTTCCGCAGGCTCTCGGCGATCTGGTTCCGTCGGGACTGTTCTTGATTGCGGCTGTTGGTATCGCTGAGCTCTCGGACAACTTGCGCCGGGCCCGCGCTCGCGCGGTGGCTCGGGAAGAATCCCAACTCTCCGAGGCCGAAGCACGTGAAACAATGGCCGAATTCGAAGCCGAAGCCGCACGGGCTGGTGCCACCGAACAGTTCCGCGAGGAAACTCATGTACTCGAATCACTGCATCGGCTCGGAACGACGCTTGCCTCCGAACTGGATAGTTCGCGAATAGAGAAAACAGCCGCTCAGGCTCTTGTCGAGTTGACGAATGCGGAATTCGGCGCAATGTCGGAGACGTTTACGGGCGTGGCAGTACGGAGCGAAAACGTGCTTTCCGATCCGCGGTTTCACGGGAACTCCCCGTTCTCCGATCTGCCGGCCGCCAGTACGGAAATGAAGAGCTATCTCGCAGTGCCGGTTGTGTCGAGAACGGGGGACTCGCTCGGCGGGCTGGTTGTAGGGCATACGCAACCGGGTGCCTTCTCCGATCGTCACGAACGCATTGCGATGTCGGTGGCAAGCTGGGCCTCGGTATCTCTCGACAACGCCCGGCTCTACAAGGCGGAGATTATTGCGAGGGCTGAGGCGGAAGGTGCCAACCAGGCGAAGTCTGCGTTCCTCGCCACCATGTCACATGAGTTGCGAACCCCGCTCAATGCCATTGGCGGGTACGCTGATCTGCTGGAGGTGGGGGTTCATGGCGAGCTGACCGCCATGCAGCAACGTGACGTAACGCGTATCAAGCGGAGCCAGCGTCATCTGCTATCGCTTATCAACGATATTTTGAATTTCGCCAAGATCGAGGCCGGCAAGGTTAAATACGCAACCCGGCCGATCGTCCTCGCTGAGCATCTCCCTGAGCTCGAAACGCTGATCGCTCCGCAGCTTCGCGAGAAGCATATCGAGTACGTGTTTTGCTGCCACGACCCGGTGTGCAGTGCGTATGCCGATCCTGACAAGATGCAGCAGATTCTGCTGAATCTCCTTTCGAACGCACTCAAGTTCACAGAGGCCGGCGGCAAGATCACGGTGGGCTATGAGGCGGCCGAAAAGAGTATTGGCATTTTTGTAAGCGATACAGGTATTGGTATCGCCAAATCCAAGCTGGACGTGATCTTCGAACCGTTTATCCAACTCGATCGCGGCACCACGAGTCAGCACGAAGGCACGGGGCTCGGGTTGTCCATCAGTCGGGATCTCGCCCGTGCGATGGGTGGCGATCTGACGGTCACAAGTGAAGTCGGGAAGGGATCGGCGTTCACGCTGCTGCTGCCGGTTCGCCCGCAAGCGCCAGCGAAGGCAAAGGCGCAGGCCTAG
- a CDS encoding APC family permease → MKDEGLIRAVSVRGLTASIVNYTIGAGIFVLPAVVAARIGGAAVVAYVVCAIAMALIVMCFAQAGSRVSLSGGAYAYAGTVFGPYVGFLVAMMLWFGANILASASVANIFVGALGQLLPAARDPIVRAVILAALYAGLAIINMRGVRIGIRVVETFAAAKLAPLIILVVVGVFAVQSMNFTWPGMPSMGEISRTSAMLIFAFLGVESALTPSGEVKDPARTVPYAVFLALGVVTLLYLAIQMTAQGILGPELATNTAAPLAAAARVSIGRGGELLVIIGTAISTFGYVAGDMLAAPRGIYALARDGLLPSPVAKVHPVRRTPDVAIVIHAIACFGFAVSGTFEGLLVLATLATLLVYLACCVAAFELRRRDIRTGEGIPFRIPGGPVVPILASSVVIWLISSATRAEFIALGWMVLVSSVIFFLTRMSGRRTSAS, encoded by the coding sequence ATGAAAGACGAGGGACTGATTCGCGCGGTGAGTGTTCGGGGCCTGACCGCGAGTATCGTGAATTACACCATCGGGGCCGGGATTTTCGTGTTACCCGCCGTTGTTGCGGCCAGAATCGGTGGCGCAGCGGTAGTGGCGTATGTCGTTTGCGCAATTGCAATGGCTCTCATCGTGATGTGTTTCGCCCAGGCCGGAAGCCGTGTGTCGCTTTCCGGGGGAGCTTACGCGTACGCTGGTACGGTGTTCGGGCCATACGTCGGATTTCTCGTCGCGATGATGTTGTGGTTCGGCGCCAACATCCTCGCGAGCGCGAGCGTCGCCAACATCTTTGTGGGAGCGCTGGGTCAGCTCCTGCCCGCGGCACGCGATCCAATCGTCAGGGCTGTGATTCTGGCGGCGCTGTACGCCGGACTGGCTATCATCAATATGCGAGGAGTAAGAATTGGCATTCGTGTAGTAGAGACATTCGCGGCGGCTAAGCTCGCTCCTCTGATCATCCTGGTCGTGGTTGGAGTGTTTGCAGTGCAATCAATGAACTTCACATGGCCGGGTATGCCGTCGATGGGCGAGATCAGCCGCACGTCGGCGATGCTGATCTTCGCATTCCTCGGCGTTGAGAGCGCGCTTACGCCGAGCGGAGAAGTCAAAGATCCTGCGCGAACTGTACCCTACGCCGTATTTCTGGCTCTTGGCGTCGTGACCCTGCTGTATCTGGCCATTCAGATGACCGCGCAGGGAATACTCGGCCCGGAACTGGCCACCAACACTGCCGCTCCACTCGCTGCCGCTGCGCGCGTTTCCATCGGCCGAGGCGGTGAGCTGCTGGTGATCATTGGCACAGCTATTTCGACATTCGGGTACGTTGCTGGCGATATGCTCGCCGCGCCACGCGGCATCTATGCGCTGGCGCGGGATGGTCTGCTCCCGTCGCCAGTCGCAAAAGTGCATCCGGTCCGGCGCACACCCGACGTCGCGATTGTGATTCACGCTATTGCGTGTTTCGGATTCGCGGTCAGCGGAACGTTTGAGGGTCTTCTCGTTCTCGCGACGCTTGCGACACTTCTGGTTTATCTGGCATGCTGCGTCGCCGCGTTCGAGCTGCGCCGCCGCGACATCAGGACAGGAGAGGGGATCCCCTTCCGAATTCCCGGAGGCCCAGTTGTACCCATCCTGGCTTCGTCGGTTGTCATCTGGCTGATCTCGAGCGCGACTCGCGCGGAGTTCATTGCGCTCGGCTGGATGGTGCTCGTGTCGAGCGTCATCTTTTTTCTCACCCGCATGTCAGGGCGACGAACCTCTGCTTCGTAA
- a CDS encoding LemA family protein yields MITLIMLAVIVLFIFFGISAYNRLVSLKNQVANGWKQIDVQLKRRHDLIPNLVNTVKGAMNFERETLESVISARNKAITASTTGSVAATAEAETQLTGALGRLLAVVEAYPDLKATANVAQLQEELTATENKIGFSRQLYNDTATQYNTAQQTFPTMLFAGMAGALPAALWEITDVAERAVPQVDLSFTPPAK; encoded by the coding sequence ATGATTACCCTGATTATGCTGGCAGTCATCGTGCTGTTCATCTTTTTCGGGATCAGCGCGTATAACCGTCTCGTCTCGCTCAAGAACCAGGTGGCGAATGGCTGGAAGCAGATCGACGTGCAGCTGAAGCGGCGTCACGATCTGATTCCGAACCTTGTCAATACAGTGAAGGGAGCGATGAACTTCGAGCGGGAGACCCTCGAGTCCGTCATATCCGCCCGTAACAAGGCGATCACGGCGTCCACCACCGGCAGTGTAGCTGCCACTGCAGAAGCGGAAACGCAACTGACTGGCGCGCTTGGCCGGTTGCTCGCCGTTGTTGAAGCCTATCCTGACCTGAAGGCGACCGCCAATGTGGCCCAGCTACAGGAAGAGCTTACAGCCACAGAAAACAAGATTGGCTTTTCCAGGCAGCTTTACAACGACACCGCGACTCAGTACAACACTGCCCAGCAGACTTTCCCGACGATGCTGTTCGCGGGCATGGCGGGGGCCTTACCCGCGGCACTCTGGGAGATCACGGACGTTGCCGAGCGTGCGGTACCGCAGGTGGACCTGTCGTTCACTCCGCCGGCAAAATGA